Within the Trueperaceae bacterium genome, the region GTTCATGGCGACGTGGATCGCCAGGTTCTTCGCCAGGTCCTGGAACTGTTCGTTGCGCGCGACGAAGTCGGTCTCGCAGTTCAGTTCCACGAGAGTGGCGATCTTGCCGTTGTGGTGGACGTAGGAGCCTACGAAGCCTTCCGAAGCGGCGCGGTCTGCCTTCTTGGCGGCCTTCGCGATACCGCGCTCCCGCAGCAGCTGGGCGGCCTTCTCCAGGTCGCCGTCGGTTTCCACGAGAGCGCCCTTGACGTCCATCATGCCGGCGCCGGTCATCGACCGGAGCTGCTTGATGCTCTCCATGCTTACAGCCATCTGCTCTTTCCCTTTCCTTCTGCCCAGATAAAGTTGCTCAGAACTCAGGCGGTCTTCCCGGCTGCTTCCTCGGCAGCAACTTCCTTCGACTCCCCGCTGTCCTCGGCCTCGGTCGAAGTCTCCTCGGCCTTGGGGGTATTGGCGGTCGGGTCGTATTCGGCGTTGGGCTCAGTAGCGCCGGCGGTCTGGCGAGCCGCTTCCGGCTGGCCGACCTTGCCGCTCTCCTCGCCCTCGCTGCCACCCTCTTCCTCGGCTCTTTCGGCGGCTGTCCTGATAGCCCGCTCCGGTGCCGACTCGGGGGTCGGCAGGGTCTCGCGCTGCTCATCCCCGGCGACCGTCGGCTGCTGCTCGGTCTCTACCGCCACATCGGCCCCGCCTCGCACCTCGACGATGACGTCGGAGAGTCGGGCGGTGACGAGCTGGATCGAACGGATGGCGTCGTCGTTCCCGGGGATGATGAAGTCGAGCGTGTCCGGATCGCTGTCGGTGTCTGCCAGGGCAACGGTGGGGATGCCGAGCTTGTTCGCTTCCTTCACGGCGATCGCTTCCTTCGTCGGGTCGATCACGAAGAGGGCGTCGGGCAACCGGCCCAGGTCGCGGATCCCACCCAGATAGCGCTGCAGCCTCTGCAGCTCCTTGCCCAGGTCGATCTGCTCCTTCTTGCTGTAGCGCAGGATCGACTCGTCCTCGAACATCGCCTCGAGCTCCTTGAGACGCTCGACCCGGGCTCGCATGGTGCGGAAGTTCGTGAGCAGACCGCCCAGCCAGCGCTCGTTGATGTAGGGCATGCCGCAGCGCTTCGCCTCGGCCGCCAGGATCTCCTTGGCTTGCTTCTTGGTGCCTACGAAGAGGATGGTGCCACCGCGGCTGGCGACGTCGCGGAGGAAGTCGAACGACTTCTCGCTCTCGACCAGCGTCTTCTGTAGGTCGATGATGAAGATGCCGTTGCGCTCCGCGAAGATGTAGCGCTTCATCTTCGGGTTCCAGTGCTTCGTCTCGTGGCCGAAGTGGACTCCGGCTTCCAGAAGCTGCTTCATTCCCAGGTAAGACATCTCTTCCTCCATGGCGGGACGTTGAGTGATGGATGTGCGAAGTTCCGCCTTCGCTGCGTCCTGCCGGCCGACCAGACATCCCGCTGCTGGCGCGGCCCAAACCTCCCGATGATAGCAGATGAGGCGAAGTGTGAGGCGACCGGCCGCTACTCGAGTCGGCCGGCGCGGGTGCTTGCGATACGCCGCCCCGCGAAGCGATCGTCGAGCAGCCGCGTGCGTCCGAACGAGAGGCGGCCATCCTCCGATGACCGCCTCACTCGACTCATGGCCGTTCGCGGGCCTCTGCTAATTCAGCCCGGCCAGCGCCTCCTGTGCTCCCTGGTGCTGCGGGTCCAGTTCGAGAGCGTGCTGGTACGCCTCCTGGGCCGCTTGAGCGTCGCCCTGCTCGCCGCGGGCCTGATAGATCTCTCCCAGGTAGAAGTAGGCGTCGGCGGTCACCGGTTCCAGCAGCGCGCCCTGCTGGGCTCGCCTCACGGCCTCGTCGAAGCGGCCTTGCTGAGCGTAAGCGCGGGCCAGATAGGTGTACAACGGCGGGTTGAAGATCGCGCCAGGCAGTTCGACCGCCTGCTCGAAGTAGGGGATGGAGCGCTCCACGTTGCCGCACTCGAAGAGCGCGATCGCCAGCTGAGAAACCGCCGAGAGCGAATCAGGCTCGAGGGCGGCGGCTTGGGCCAGCTCGTACTCGGCGTCCTCGCAGCTGCCCATCCGGTAGTGGATGTTGCCCAGGTTGTTGTGGGCAGAGGAGCTGGTGGGGTCGAGCACCACCGCGCGCCGGAAGGCGTTGAGGGCCTGCTCGAGGTTGCCAAGGTCACGGTAGGTCTTGCCCAGGTTGACCAGCACCACCGAGCGTTCCTCGTCGGTCATCGCCGAGCCTTCGGCGCGCGAGAACTCGACCGCCGCTTCGAGCGCGGTCTGGGCCGCCTGGAGGCTACCCATCTGGAAGAGAACGACGCCCTTGGCGTTCTGCACGCGTGCATTACGGGGGTCCTGCTCCTCGGCTATCTCGAGGGTGCGCAACGCCTCGTTGAGCCGGTTCGGGAAGCGTTCCGGATCGCTGAGGTACTGGTCCTGGTAGGCGAGCGCCAACTGCACGTACGCCTCGGAGTTGTCCGCATCGACCTCTATCGCCTTCTGGAACGATTCGATGGCGAGCGGATAGTTGTTTCGGCAAGCGAGGGCGCGACCGTTGCCGATGAGCGCCTCGGCGTTCTCCGGTTCGATCTCGAGCGCCTGCTTGAAGTAGTACTGAGCCAACTCGCAGTCGCCGCTCAACAGGAAGAGCGTTCCGTCCCTGACGAACTCCTCGACACTGGTACCCTCCTCCTGGGCCAGTGCGGAGGTCGACAGGCCGGCGGAGAAGATAACGCCTAGCACGACGATGAGTAGGAGTGGGAGAGTCCTTCTGGTCAACAAGATGTCCTCCGGTCCTCGACGGGGTGCACCCGAATCGGTGTTGGGAACGCCGACAGTCCTCGAGTGCGCGGGATGCATTGCTCCGTTCGTCATCATTACTAGGGAGCGTGAGAGGCCAATGTGGCGCAACGCCTCAACCGTCGCCCTTGCCGCCCGTCCCGCCCGGCGGCAGTCACCTCCCTGTTGCCCCATCGTGTTTTCGCCGGGCAGTATAGCAACCCCCCTCCAGGCAGCCAGGAGTCCCTGCCCCGGTCGCATGGCGCCGGGCAGGCGTAGGGTAGGGGGTGGTAGCATACCGGCGCCGGCGATGCCGGTCACCTGACTGAGCACCGGAACACCATAGCGATGAGAGTGAAGAGCCTTTCCACATTCCGACTCGCGGCGATCACCCTCGCTGCCAACGTCGTCGTCATCCTCCAGGGGGCCGTGGTGCGAGCGTTGGGCGCAGGTGCGGGCTGCGGCAGCCACTGGCCCACCTGCAACGGTCAGGTCGTGCCGTTGGGGCACGGTACCGAGGCTTTCATCGAGTACAGCCACAGGCTGCTGTCGCTGTTGGTTCTGGTCCTCGGCGCCTGGCTGCTCACCAGGGCCTTCCGGGCCCGCCGCGAGCGACCCGGCCTGTTCACCTTCGCCTCGGCCGCCTTCGTGTTCCTCATCTTCGAGGCGCTGCTGGGGGCCGCGACGGTGCTTCTCGAGTACACCGGCGACAACGTCAGCCTGGCCCGAGGTCTGCTGGTTGCCGTCCACCTCGTCAACTCACTGCTGCTCATCGGCACTGTGACCGGTGCTCTCGTCTACGCCCGCAAGGAGGCCCCGGCGTGGCCCCTCCGCGTCGACAGGCAAGGGCTGCTGACCACGGTGCTGGCGGTTGGACTCGTGGGGATGCTGGTGCTCATGTTCAGCGGCGGCATAGCCGCCATGGGCAACACGATGTTCCCTTCCGACTCACTCGCCGAGGGGCTGGCAGCCGACTTCGATGCCGACTCGCACCTGCTCATCAGGTTGCGGGTCCTGCACCCGGTGATCGCGGTCACCGTCGGAATCTACCTCTTCCTCAGCCTGGGACTCAGCTGGCTCATAAAGCCGGTACCGCGCGCTCGGGCCGTCGCTCGAACACTCTTCGGCGTCTACCTGGTGCAGCTGGCGGTGGGCACCCTGAACTTCGCGATGCTCGCCCCGGTGGTACTGCAAGTGTTGCACCTCGCGCTGGCGGTGATAGCGTTCGCTCTGCTTTCGGCCCTTGCGATCTCTGCACTCGGCTACCCCGCCAGGTCCCCACTCCCCGACGCGAACGTCGCCACCCCCCTGGAGAACTACTAGATGACTACAGTTCCGCGTGCCACCTGGCGCGACTATCTGACCCTCACCAAACCGCGCGTCATCAGCCTGCTGCTGCTCACCACGGTCGGGGCGATGTTCATCGCCGCCCGTGGCTTCCCCGGCTGGCTGCCCCTGTTCGGACTGCTCGTGGGCGGCTACATGTCGGCCGGGGCGGCTGGGGTCTACAACATGATCTACGATCGCGACATCGACAAGCGGATGCGCCGCACCTCCAGGCGCCCGATGGTGACGCATGTGGTCTCCACACGGAACGCGATCCTTTTCGCCGTCGCGCTCACCCTCCTCTCGTTCGTCATCATCGCTGCTGTATCGAACGTCCTGGCCGCTCTGCTCTCCTGGGCAGGCATCGCCTTCTACGTCATCGTCTACACCATCTGGCTCAAGCGTTCGACCTGGCAGAACATCGTCATCGGCGGCGCCGCCGGCGCTATCCCGCCGCTGGTGGGCTGGGCCGCGGTCACCGGCAACCTCAGCATCCTCGCCTGGTGCCTCTTCACCCTGGTCTTCCTATGGACCCCGGTGCACTTCTGGGCGCTGGCGTTGATGATCAAGGAGGATTACAGGGCGGTAGGCGTGCCGATGGCGCCGCTCGTGATCGGCGACCGGGCGACGGTACTGCAGATGGTGATGTACGCCCTGCTGACGATGGTCCTCACCATCCTCCCCTTCCTCATGCACGAGTTCAGCATCCTCTACTTCGGCGCTGCGCTGGCCCTCAACCTGGTTCTGGTGATGCGAGTCTGGCGACTCTTCCAGGCCGTCGAGCGCGGGGAGAAGATCGACAAGGTCACGGCCCTGCCCGTCTACAAGTACTCGATGACCTATCTGGCGCTGCTCTTCCTCACGATGGCGCTCGATAGGATGTTCTTCCTCTGATCGAGAGCACCGGTTCGTGAACGACGACTCTCTGCCCGCACAAGGAGAGCGCTCCGGCGCGCGCGTTCTGCTCACGCCGAAGTGGATCGCAGGTCACCTGCTCGCCCTGGCACTGGTCCTCCTCTTCATCAACTTCGGCTTCTGGCAGTTGCGCCGGCTGGAGCAGAGGACCAAGGAGAACGACCTCGTAGAGGCGCGCATGGAGGCCGAGCCGGTGAGGCTGAGCTCGCTTCTGGAGGCTGTTGGCCCCGATACGAACGGAGTCAGGAGTGCCGACGGCGGGCTGGAGGAGCTCGCCTACCGACGTGCCTTCGTCGCAGGCACCTTCGCACCCGAGCAGGAGATACTGCTCCGCTCCCGAAGCCGCGACGGCCAGCCTGGCTGGCATCTGCTGACCCCGCTGGTCCGGTCCGACGGAAGCGCCGTGCTGGTGGACCGGGGCTGGGTGCCCAGAGCGCTGGACGAACCGCCGGTGGAGGAGGCCGCGCCACCGGCCGGGCAGGTGCGGGCCGAGGGGATCGTGCGCCTGGAGGAGGATCCGCCGGAGGGCTGGGCAGCCAGCATCTCGCCTCGCGACCCGCCGGAAGGCGAACTCGAGAGGGCCTACTACGTCGACGTCGACCGATTGGCGCCGCAGTACCCGTTCGATGTGGCGCCCGTCTACCTGCAGCTCACGGCGCTCGAGCCCCCGCATCCGGAGCGGTTGCCGCTCCTCCCGCAGCAGCCGGAGTTCAGCCGCGGCCCCCACCTCTCTTACGCGGTGCAGTGGTTCTCGTTCGCGCTCATCGGTTTAGTCGGTTACGCCATCCTGCTGAGACGGACCCTCCGCGAACCGACGCCTGGGGGTGAGTAGGGTCCGTCGACTAGGCCGGCGGCTCCAGGTGGGGTGCCAGCTTCTGCCAGAGGGCCTGCTTGGGTAGCGCTCCAACGATAGTCTCGACCGGTTCGCCGCCCCTGAAGAGGATCAGGGTCGGGATGCTCATCACCCGGTACTCTCCGGAGACCCCCGGGTTCTCGTCCACGTTCACCTTGAGAACCTTGAGCTTGCCGCTCTGTTCGCTCGCCAACTCCTCGAGGGCCGGCGCCACCATCCGGCATGGGCCGCACCATGGTGCCCAGAAATCGACCAGTACCGGCACCGGCGATGCGATCTCCTCCCGGAAAGTGGCGTCGCCACCATGCACGAGCCAGGGGAGGTTCGAGCCGCACTTGCCGCAGACCGGCACCTGACCATCGGGTGGGCGCCCCAGCCTGTTCTTCGAACCGCATCGGGTGCAGAGGACGACCGTATTCATCACATCTGAATCATCGCCTGCGCCGGCACGGGAAGGCGTGACGTGGCTAGCACGGCCGCGGCGTCTCGTCTCCTGCCCAGTCGAAATCGGTTGTTGCCTTCTCACGCCTACACCGGATACCGCCGTGTGGGAAACTGTCGTTGACTTGTTCGATAACGCCCCCAGCGAATCGAGTGCCTCTCTCAGGCTGCTCTGCGCGGCAGATATCCACCTCGGTCGGCAGCCTTCCCGTGTGCGGCCCGAGCTGCTTGGTCTCGCCTCGACACGGACTCTGTCGCCGGCCACCGCCTGGTTCCGCCTGGTCGAGATGGCGATCTCGGAGCGCGTCGAAGCAGTCGTTCTCGCTGGAGACGTAGTCGAACAGAACGACGACTTCTACGAGGCGTACGCAGATCTGAGGACCGGGGTGGAGCGACTCGCCCAAGCGGGCATTGCGGTCGTGGGAGTGGCTGGCAACCACGACCTCGACGTCCTGCCGCGGCTGGCTCGAGCGGTGCCCGGTTTCACCCTCCTGGGTGAGGGAGGCGAGTGGGAGGCACTCACGGTGGAGGGCCCTGGCGGCCTTCGCGTTCACCTCGTGGGCTGGTCTTTTCCGGCCGAAGTAGTCGCAGCTGACCCCCTTCGCGGACTCCCCGAGCGCCGGCCGGAACCGACTGTCGGAATCCTCCACTGCGACCGCGACGGTTCGGACAGCCGCTATGCGCCGGTGTCCAGCGCAGCCCTCGCCGGGGCCGAGGTCGACGCCTGGCTGCTGGGTCACGTCCACAAGCCCGACCCGATGACCGGAGACAGGCCCATCGGATACCTCGGCTCGATCACCGGTATGGATCCCGGCGAGGCGGGAGCGCGCGGCGCCTGGATGCTCACGATTTCGCCTGCAGGCCGCATCGAGATGGAGCAC harbors:
- the trxA gene encoding thioredoxin; this translates as MHGGDATFREEIASPVPVLVDFWAPWCGPCRMVAPALEELASEQSGKLKVLKVNVDENPGVSGEYRVMSIPTLILFRGGEPVETIVGALPKQALWQKLAPHLEPPA
- the tsf gene encoding translation elongation factor Ts is translated as MAVSMESIKQLRSMTGAGMMDVKGALVETDGDLEKAAQLLRERGIAKAAKKADRAASEGFVGSYVHHNGKIATLVELNCETDFVARNEQFQDLAKNLAIHVAMNNPTYVSRDQVPEEVVAAEREALASEARASGKPENVIEKMVEGRLNKFYAEICLLEQPYIKDDKRTVEQLLHEAIATIGENIQIGSFARIAIGE
- a CDS encoding heme o synthase; its protein translation is MTTVPRATWRDYLTLTKPRVISLLLLTTVGAMFIAARGFPGWLPLFGLLVGGYMSAGAAGVYNMIYDRDIDKRMRRTSRRPMVTHVVSTRNAILFAVALTLLSFVIIAAVSNVLAALLSWAGIAFYVIVYTIWLKRSTWQNIVIGGAAGAIPPLVGWAAVTGNLSILAWCLFTLVFLWTPVHFWALALMIKEDYRAVGVPMAPLVIGDRATVLQMVMYALLTMVLTILPFLMHEFSILYFGAALALNLVLVMRVWRLFQAVERGEKIDKVTALPVYKYSMTYLALLFLTMALDRMFFL
- the rpsB gene encoding 30S ribosomal protein S2 — protein: MSYLGMKQLLEAGVHFGHETKHWNPKMKRYIFAERNGIFIIDLQKTLVESEKSFDFLRDVASRGGTILFVGTKKQAKEILAAEAKRCGMPYINERWLGGLLTNFRTMRARVERLKELEAMFEDESILRYSKKEQIDLGKELQRLQRYLGGIRDLGRLPDALFVIDPTKEAIAVKEANKLGIPTVALADTDSDPDTLDFIIPGNDDAIRSIQLVTARLSDVIVEVRGGADVAVETEQQPTVAGDEQRETLPTPESAPERAIRTAAERAEEEGGSEGEESGKVGQPEAARQTAGATEPNAEYDPTANTPKAEETSTEAEDSGESKEVAAEEAAGKTA
- a CDS encoding SURF1 family protein; its protein translation is MNDDSLPAQGERSGARVLLTPKWIAGHLLALALVLLFINFGFWQLRRLEQRTKENDLVEARMEAEPVRLSSLLEAVGPDTNGVRSADGGLEELAYRRAFVAGTFAPEQEILLRSRSRDGQPGWHLLTPLVRSDGSAVLVDRGWVPRALDEPPVEEAAPPAGQVRAEGIVRLEEDPPEGWAASISPRDPPEGELERAYYVDVDRLAPQYPFDVAPVYLQLTALEPPHPERLPLLPQQPEFSRGPHLSYAVQWFSFALIGLVGYAILLRRTLREPTPGGE
- a CDS encoding COX15/CtaA family protein, whose translation is MRVKSLSTFRLAAITLAANVVVILQGAVVRALGAGAGCGSHWPTCNGQVVPLGHGTEAFIEYSHRLLSLLVLVLGAWLLTRAFRARRERPGLFTFASAAFVFLIFEALLGAATVLLEYTGDNVSLARGLLVAVHLVNSLLLIGTVTGALVYARKEAPAWPLRVDRQGLLTTVLAVGLVGMLVLMFSGGIAAMGNTMFPSDSLAEGLAADFDADSHLLIRLRVLHPVIAVTVGIYLFLSLGLSWLIKPVPRARAVARTLFGVYLVQLAVGTLNFAMLAPVVLQVLHLALAVIAFALLSALAISALGYPARSPLPDANVATPLENY
- a CDS encoding tetratricopeptide repeat protein, encoding MTRRTLPLLLIVVLGVIFSAGLSTSALAQEEGTSVEEFVRDGTLFLLSGDCELAQYYFKQALEIEPENAEALIGNGRALACRNNYPLAIESFQKAIEVDADNSEAYVQLALAYQDQYLSDPERFPNRLNEALRTLEIAEEQDPRNARVQNAKGVVLFQMGSLQAAQTALEAAVEFSRAEGSAMTDEERSVVLVNLGKTYRDLGNLEQALNAFRRAVVLDPTSSSAHNNLGNIHYRMGSCEDAEYELAQAAALEPDSLSAVSQLAIALFECGNVERSIPYFEQAVELPGAIFNPPLYTYLARAYAQQGRFDEAVRRAQQGALLEPVTADAYFYLGEIYQARGEQGDAQAAQEAYQHALELDPQHQGAQEALAGLN
- a CDS encoding DNA repair exonuclease — encoded protein: MWETVVDLFDNAPSESSASLRLLCAADIHLGRQPSRVRPELLGLASTRTLSPATAWFRLVEMAISERVEAVVLAGDVVEQNDDFYEAYADLRTGVERLAQAGIAVVGVAGNHDLDVLPRLARAVPGFTLLGEGGEWEALTVEGPGGLRVHLVGWSFPAEVVAADPLRGLPERRPEPTVGILHCDRDGSDSRYAPVSSAALAGAEVDAWLLGHVHKPDPMTGDRPIGYLGSITGMDPGEAGARGAWMLTISPAGRIEMEHHALAPLRWETVEVPVDALDHPDEVHVRISAAIDELHEELARLPVPPSAVGVRLILIGRSRHGDRLRRALEEVDPRAELLHRSFGISYFVHDVRFNVLPAVDLAELARDRDPVGLMAARLLTIRGERDPGEREELLRAARSRLEQVGRRKQFQAIASSEQLSEDRLAEIIEAAALRALDQLLAQKESLG